A single region of the uncultured Flavobacterium sp. genome encodes:
- a CDS encoding biopolymer transporter ExbD has protein sequence MSIKRKRRFHAEVATSSLSDIMFFLLLFFLIISTLANPNVIKMTLPKAKANEKTNKQLISLSVTEDKKFYIDKQPVEFDALETTLMSKIGADKQQTVVVRIPFNLQVQDLVDVLQIGVKNNLKFVIATSPK, from the coding sequence ATGTCTATTAAGAGAAAAAGAAGATTTCATGCCGAAGTAGCGACTTCGTCATTAAGTGATATTATGTTTTTCCTGCTGTTGTTTTTCCTTATTATCTCAACACTTGCAAATCCTAATGTCATCAAAATGACTTTGCCGAAAGCGAAAGCAAATGAAAAAACAAATAAACAGCTGATAAGTTTATCAGTTACCGAAGATAAAAAATTCTACATCGACAAACAGCCGGTTGAATTTGATGCCCTTGAAACGACTTTAATGTCAAAAATTGGAGCAGACAAACAACAAACTGTTGTAGTCCGAATTCCGTTTAATTTACAAGTTCAGGACTTAGTAGATGTTTTACAAATAGGAGTGAAGAACAACTTAAAGTTTGTCATTGCTACAAGCCCGAAATAA
- a CDS encoding folylpolyglutamate synthase/dihydrofolate synthase family protein, protein MNYQETTNWMFNQLPMYQLQGASAYKEDLTNIKLLAAHLDNPQNGLKCIHVAGTNGKGSTSHMLSSVLQEAGYTVGLYTSPHLKDFRERIKISGKEISEDFVCEFIAKHKDFFEANDMSFFEMSVGLAFDYFASEKVDIAIIEVGLGGRLDATNIITPLVSVITNIDLDHTQFLGNTPAAIAGEKAGIIKPNVPVVIGEYTPETQPVFLAKAEENKAPIYFASDLISTVYPSDLIGDYQFHNKKTVQQTIAVLNSQKEFNVSDENLKSGLLKVVKNTGLQGRWQQLGENPKIICDTAHNKHGLAVVMNQIQKETFENLHIVLGVVNDKDLESILPLFPKKAQYYFCSPNSARGLSVEILQDTAKKHNLTGEKYNSVEKAFTEAKKNATENDFIYIGGSTFVVAELPLNKEN, encoded by the coding sequence ATGAACTATCAGGAAACTACCAATTGGATGTTTAATCAACTACCAATGTACCAACTTCAAGGCGCTTCGGCATATAAAGAAGATTTGACCAATATTAAGTTGCTGGCAGCACATCTTGATAATCCTCAAAATGGTCTAAAATGTATTCATGTTGCAGGAACCAACGGCAAAGGATCGACCTCACATATGTTATCTTCTGTTTTGCAGGAAGCGGGATATACAGTTGGTTTATACACTTCGCCTCATTTAAAAGATTTTAGAGAGAGAATAAAAATTAGCGGCAAAGAAATTTCAGAAGATTTTGTTTGTGAATTTATCGCCAAACACAAAGATTTTTTTGAAGCTAATGATATGAGTTTTTTCGAAATGTCAGTAGGCTTGGCTTTTGATTATTTCGCTTCAGAAAAAGTAGACATTGCTATTATCGAAGTTGGTCTAGGCGGAAGACTTGACGCGACCAATATTATAACACCATTAGTTTCTGTAATTACAAACATTGACTTAGATCATACTCAGTTTTTAGGAAATACTCCTGCGGCAATTGCGGGCGAAAAAGCCGGAATCATAAAACCAAATGTTCCTGTTGTTATTGGAGAATATACGCCAGAAACTCAGCCTGTATTTTTGGCTAAAGCCGAAGAAAATAAAGCACCTATTTATTTTGCTTCCGATTTAATTTCGACCGTTTATCCGTCTGATTTAATTGGCGATTATCAATTTCATAACAAGAAAACAGTTCAGCAAACTATCGCCGTTTTGAATTCTCAAAAGGAATTTAATGTTTCCGATGAAAATCTAAAATCAGGCTTATTAAAAGTTGTAAAAAATACCGGTTTGCAAGGAAGATGGCAGCAATTGGGAGAAAATCCAAAAATCATTTGCGACACAGCTCATAATAAACACGGATTAGCGGTTGTAATGAATCAGATTCAAAAAGAAACTTTTGAAAATCTACATATTGTTTTAGGAGTTGTAAACGACAAAGATCTGGAATCTATTTTGCCACTGTTTCCTAAAAAAGCGCAATATTATTTCTGCAGTCCCAACTCAGCAAGAGGGTTAAGTGTTGAAATACTGCAAGATACTGCTAAGAAACACAATTTAACAGGAGAAAAATATAATTCTGTAGAAAAAGCGTTTACAGAAGCGAAGAAAAATGCTACAGAAAATGATTTTATTTATATTGGCGGAAGTACGTTTGTTGTGGCGGAATTGCCTTTAAATAAAGAGAATTAA
- a CDS encoding MotA/TolQ/ExbB proton channel family protein — protein MFSFIQVQTDTIANAASNVVIEKIAPNTEISVLGFILKGGFFLIPIAILLFYTFYVIIERYLYISKASKIDSRLMQDVGDKLNSGNIELARTIVERSNTAAGNILKEGVLVIGRPIAEIESNMDRAADIEIGEMERRLGHLGLIAGIAPTLGFIGTISGVIKIFYSISVTENISIGNISGGLYEKMISSGSGLIVGIIAYSAYHLLNGKIDDFALKIQKQILEFVNIIQRA, from the coding sequence ATGTTTAGTTTTATTCAAGTACAAACAGATACCATTGCAAATGCCGCTTCTAACGTAGTTATCGAAAAAATTGCTCCAAATACCGAAATCTCTGTTTTAGGATTTATCTTAAAAGGAGGTTTTTTCCTGATTCCAATTGCCATCTTATTATTCTATACTTTTTATGTAATCATAGAACGTTATTTATACATTAGCAAAGCTTCAAAAATTGACAGCAGATTAATGCAGGATGTGGGTGATAAGCTAAATTCAGGTAATATCGAACTGGCAAGAACAATTGTAGAAAGAAGCAATACTGCAGCCGGAAACATTTTGAAAGAAGGAGTTCTGGTTATTGGAAGACCAATTGCCGAAATCGAATCAAATATGGATCGTGCCGCTGATATCGAAATTGGAGAAATGGAAAGACGTTTAGGTCATTTAGGACTTATTGCTGGTATCGCACCAACACTTGGTTTTATCGGAACTATTTCTGGAGTTATCAAGATTTTCTACAGTATCTCGGTTACAGAAAATATTAGTATCGGAAACATTTCTGGAGGTTTGTATGAAAAAATGATTAGTTCCGGTTCCGGATTAATTGTGGGGATTATTGCCTACAGTGCGTACCATTTGTTAAACGGAAAAATTGATGATTTTGCTTTAAAAATTCAGAAACAAATACTAGAATTTGTAAACATTATTCAAAGAGCATAA
- a CDS encoding Glu/Leu/Phe/Val dehydrogenase dimerization domain-containing protein: MKDLLQQFENKAPEIVFNWKDSETEAEGWTVINSLRGGAAGGGTRMRKGLDMNEVLSLAKTMEVKFSVSGPAIGGAKSGINFDPNDPRKKGVLQRWYKAVSPLLKSYYGTGGDLNVDEIHEVIPMTEECGVWHPQEGVFNGHFKPTEADKINRIGQLRQGVIKVIENPKFSPDVTRKYTVADMITGYGVAEAVRHFYATYGGEIKGKKAIVQGFGNVGSAAAFYLAEMGAKVIGIIDRDGGLIKEDGFSFEEIRTLFLNKDGNKLVADNMIPFEEINSKIWTIGAEIFTPCAASRLVTQGQIDNLIANGLEVISCGANVPFADKEIFFGSIMEEVDRKVSLIPDFISNCGMARVFAYFMEKKVQMTDEAIFNDTSEIIKNAIVKAHALNASKTNISATAFEIALKQLV; the protein is encoded by the coding sequence ATGAAAGATTTATTACAGCAATTTGAAAATAAAGCACCTGAAATTGTTTTTAACTGGAAAGATTCTGAAACAGAAGCTGAAGGATGGACCGTTATTAATTCACTACGTGGAGGAGCTGCAGGTGGAGGAACAAGAATGAGAAAAGGCTTAGATATGAATGAAGTTTTATCATTGGCCAAAACTATGGAAGTTAAATTTTCGGTTTCAGGACCTGCAATTGGCGGTGCTAAATCAGGAATAAACTTTGACCCAAATGACCCTCGCAAAAAAGGAGTTTTGCAACGTTGGTACAAAGCGGTTTCGCCTTTATTAAAAAGTTACTACGGAACTGGTGGAGATTTGAACGTAGATGAAATTCACGAAGTAATCCCGATGACGGAAGAATGTGGTGTTTGGCATCCGCAGGAAGGTGTTTTTAACGGACACTTTAAACCAACTGAAGCTGACAAAATTAATAGAATCGGACAATTACGTCAAGGTGTTATTAAGGTTATCGAAAACCCAAAATTCTCACCGGATGTTACCAGAAAATATACAGTTGCCGATATGATTACCGGTTACGGTGTTGCCGAAGCTGTTCGTCATTTCTACGCTACTTATGGCGGAGAAATTAAAGGCAAAAAAGCTATTGTACAAGGTTTTGGAAATGTAGGTTCTGCAGCTGCTTTTTACCTGGCAGAAATGGGCGCAAAAGTTATTGGAATTATTGATCGCGATGGCGGATTAATTAAAGAAGATGGTTTTTCTTTTGAAGAAATCAGAACTTTATTTTTGAATAAAGACGGAAACAAATTAGTTGCCGACAATATGATTCCGTTTGAAGAAATCAACTCAAAAATATGGACAATTGGTGCCGAAATTTTCACACCTTGTGCCGCTTCAAGATTGGTTACTCAAGGTCAAATTGATAATTTAATTGCAAACGGATTAGAGGTAATCTCTTGTGGTGCAAATGTTCCTTTTGCTGACAAAGAAATTTTCTTCGGATCTATTATGGAAGAAGTGGATCGTAAAGTGAGTTTGATTCCTGATTTTATTTCGAACTGCGGAATGGCGAGAGTTTTTGCTTATTTCATGGAGAAAAAAGTTCAAATGACGGATGAAGCTATTTTTAATGATACATCAGAAATTATAAAAAATGCGATTGTAAAAGCGCACGCTTTAAACGCATCAAAAACAAATATCAGTGCAACTGCTTTCGAAATTGCATTGAAACAATTAGTATAA
- a CDS encoding energy transducer TonB, with protein sequence MTSTDSSDKKKSLLISTAIYAALLLLLFFIRFWPPYNPENNVALAEGGGGGGVTVNFGDSDLGSGANYKSEVLEVKNETKQAPAKATPDEAIITQENTTDANDVVIPTKEKPKKATPVVKPETKPVPEKPKVSNSTNDALSSILKGSNKGGDGDDKIAGNKGKANGSLNSNGYYGSGGSGGGTGGGNGTGNGIGTGSGYGAGSGGGSGGGSGYSLGNRKALSKPAPKYTCDEAGKVVVEVTVDQNGKTISATAGIKGTTNTASCLLEQAKIAAMNTKWSPDSNAAAKQIGKIIYNFSLD encoded by the coding sequence ATGACTTCTACGGATTCTTCAGATAAAAAGAAATCTCTATTAATATCTACAGCAATTTATGCTGCTTTACTGTTGCTTTTATTTTTTATTCGTTTCTGGCCTCCTTATAATCCGGAGAACAATGTTGCGCTTGCTGAAGGCGGTGGCGGCGGTGGCGTAACGGTGAATTTTGGAGACAGTGACTTAGGTTCAGGAGCAAATTATAAAAGTGAAGTTCTGGAAGTAAAAAACGAAACCAAACAAGCTCCGGCAAAGGCAACGCCTGACGAAGCTATAATTACTCAAGAAAACACAACTGATGCTAATGATGTAGTTATTCCGACAAAAGAGAAACCTAAAAAAGCAACTCCGGTTGTAAAACCTGAAACAAAACCTGTTCCTGAGAAGCCAAAGGTTTCTAATTCTACAAATGATGCTTTATCAAGCATTTTAAAAGGATCAAACAAAGGCGGTGATGGCGATGATAAAATTGCAGGAAATAAAGGAAAAGCTAACGGAAGTTTAAACTCTAACGGATATTACGGCTCTGGTGGTTCCGGTGGCGGAACTGGCGGAGGAAACGGAACAGGAAATGGTATTGGTACCGGAAGCGGTTATGGAGCCGGAAGCGGCGGTGGTTCTGGCGGCGGATCAGGTTATTCTTTAGGAAACAGAAAAGCATTATCTAAACCTGCACCAAAATATACTTGTGATGAAGCCGGAAAAGTAGTTGTAGAAGTGACAGTAGATCAAAACGGAAAAACTATAAGTGCAACTGCGGGAATAAAAGGCACAACAAATACAGCAAGTTGTTTATTAGAACAAGCCAAAATAGCGGCAATGAACACTAAATGGTCTCCTGATAGTAATGCAGCTGCAAAACAAATTGGAAAAATAATCTATAATTTCAGTTTGGATTAA
- a CDS encoding chalcone isomerase family protein, whose translation MKKILLLLTLLLSLQFSTVSAQTQLEVNGVTVPRKIEFQNKTLQLNGAGGRSKMWLEVYVQALYLSQLSQDPNFIIDSDTEMAIRIEITSSMVSSNKLTKAMNTGFEKSAGSNLEQLRPRIEQFKSFLSDAITEKDVFLLAYNPFDQTVMVYKNDTLKGKISGFDFKKALFGIWLSDKPVDETLKNNLLGK comes from the coding sequence ATGAAAAAGATTTTACTATTACTTACTTTACTTTTAAGTTTACAATTTTCGACCGTTTCTGCCCAAACTCAGCTTGAAGTAAATGGCGTAACTGTACCAAGAAAAATTGAATTTCAAAATAAAACTTTACAACTTAATGGCGCTGGCGGAAGATCAAAAATGTGGTTAGAAGTTTACGTTCAGGCTTTGTATTTATCACAATTAAGTCAGGATCCAAATTTCATCATTGACAGCGATACCGAAATGGCAATTAGAATTGAAATTACCTCATCTATGGTTTCTTCAAACAAATTGACGAAAGCTATGAATACTGGTTTCGAAAAATCTGCAGGAAGCAATCTAGAGCAATTACGCCCAAGAATTGAGCAATTTAAATCATTTTTAAGCGATGCTATTACTGAAAAAGACGTTTTCCTTTTAGCTTACAATCCATTTGACCAAACTGTTATGGTGTATAAAAATGATACTTTGAAGGGTAAAATTTCTGGATTTGATTTCAAAAAAGCATTATTCGGAATCTGGCTTTCTGACAAACCAGTAGACGAAACATTAAAAAACAACTTATTGGGTAAATAA